A window from Mauremys reevesii isolate NIE-2019 linkage group 9, ASM1616193v1, whole genome shotgun sequence encodes these proteins:
- the LOC120372046 gene encoding intestinal-type alkaline phosphatase-like: protein MRLPAPVLLCLGAWLSCASAIIPVEEENPAFWNQQAAEAIKATLKLQPMNYQAKNLILFLGDGMGVPTITATRILKGQLHGQLSPEMPLAMDAFPYVALSKTYNVDRQVPDSAGTATAYLCGVKANYQTIGVSAAARYSQCNTTLGNEVVSVLQRAQRAGKSVGIVTTTRVQHASPAGTYAHVVNRDWYADASMPAAAVQENCKDIAWQLVHNVDFTVILGGGRKYMTPAGTPDPEYPSNTAQNGMRKDNKNLITLWLESKQGARYVWDRTALLSAASDTSVTHLMGLFEPGDLKYELQRDSTLDPSLTEMTQAAIQILSRNPRGFYLFVEGGRIDHGHHDGVAQQALTEAVEFDRAIQRAGELTREAETLTVVTADHSHVFSFGGYTLRGSSIFGLAPKLATDNKSYTSILYGNGPGYQISATGRPDVNSSQSEETGYLQQAAVPLSSETHGGEDVAILAKGPMAHLFHGVQEQTYVAHVMAYAACLEPYTDCLHQNSASAGSGLLPLLPLLLGSLLLPLLN, encoded by the exons ATGCGGCTCCCTGCGCCcgtcctgctctgcctcggggcCTGGCTGTCCTGTGCCAGTGCCATCATCCCAG TGGAGGAGGAGAACCCCGCGTTCTGGAACCAGCAGGCAGCGGAGGCCATCAAAGCGACCCTCAAACTCCAGCCCATGAATTATCAGGCCAAGAACCTGATCCTCTTCCTCGGGGACG gaATGGGGGTCCCAACCATCACCGCCACACGGATCCTCAAGGGGCAGCTGCACGGGCAGCTGAGCCCCGAGATGCCGCTCGCCATGGACGCCTTCCCCTATGTGGCGCTCTCCAAG ACCTACAACGTGGACCGGCAGGTGCCGGACAGCGCGGGCACCGCCACGGCCTACCTGTGCGGGGTGAAGGCCAACTACCAGACCATCGGGGTGAGCGCTGCCGCCAGGTACTCCCAGTGCAACACCACGCTGGGCAACGAGGTCGTGTCCGTGCTGCAGAGAGCCCAGCGAGCGG GGAAGTCGGTGGGGATCGTGACCACGACGCGGGTGCAGCACGCCTCGCCCGCGGGGACCTACGCCCATGTGGTGAACAGGGACTGGTACGCCGACGCCAGCATGCCGGCTGCTGCCGTGCAGGAGAACTGCAAGGACATCGCCTGGCAGCTTGTCCACAACGTCGACTTCACC GTGATCCTGGGGGGCGGGCGGAAGTACATGACCCCCGCGGGGACCCCGGACCCCGAGTACCCCAGCAACACCGCCCAGAATGGGATGCGCAAAGACAACAAGAACCTCATCACCCTGTGGCTGGAGTCTAAGCAG GGCGCCAGGTACGTGTGGGACAGGACGGCCCTGCTCAGCGCTGCCAGTGACACGTCCGTGACGCATCTGATGG GCCTCTTTGAGCCTGGCGACCTGAAGTACGAGCTCCAGCGGGACTCGACCCTGGACCCGTCCCTCACCGAGATGACGCAGGCGGCcatccagatcctcagcaggaACCCCCGGGGCTTCTACCTCTTTGTGGAAG GAGGCAGGATTGACCACGGGCACCACGACGGCGTCGCCCAGCAGGCGCTGACGGAAGCCGTGGAGTTCGACCGCGCCATCCAGAGGGCGGGCGAGCTGACGAGGGAAGCCGAGACCCTCACCGTGGTGACAGCTGACCACTCGCACGTCTTCAGCTTCGGCGGCTACACGCTGCGCGGCAGCTCCATCTTCG gcttgGCTCCCAAACTGGCCACGGACAACAAGTCATACACGTCCATCCTCTACGGGAACGGGCCCGGCTACCAGATCAGTGCCACGGGCCGGCCCGACGTCAACAGCTCCCAGAGTG AGGAGACAGGGTACCTGCAGCAGGCGGCCGTGCCCCTGAGCTCGGAAACGCACGGTGGCGAGGACGTGGCCATCCTGGCCAAGGGGCCCATGGCCCACCTCTTCcacggggtgcaggagcagaccTACGTCGCCCACGTCATGGCCTACGCCGCCTGCCTGGAGCCCTACACGGACTGTCTGCACCAGAACTCTGCCAGCGCCGGCTCCggcctcctgcccctgctgcccctgctgctgggcTCCCTCCTCCTGCCACTGCTCAACtag